The region gaagtaagtctgaaatagaaagacaaataccatatatcaacacatatatatgcaatttagaaagatagtactgatgatcttacttgcagggcagcaaagcaGACATAAACATGAAGAACAGACTTACAGTCACAGAGGGGAGGGAAaaggtgggatgacttgagaaagtaacattgaaacatatacattaccatatgtaaaatagataaccagtgggaatttgctgtatgatgcagggaacctaAAGCTGGTACTCTgtactctgtgacaacttagagtGGTGGAATGGGGAGGAAGGTATGGGCAGTTCAGGAGGAGGAGTATAtgtgtaaacctatggctgattcacgtcgatgtatggcagaaacaatcccaatattgtaaagtaattatcctcaaattaaaaataaaaattttttaaagtcatgattttttttttttttggtttcccactgCACATAAAATTTGTGTGCATTCTATTAAGTGTGTAATTACTAAGTGTGCAAaagtattatgtttaaaaaaacaatatgtATAGCTGAATTGTAAAATACTACCAAAAAGTGCTAACCTTCATCCAAACCTTCAACAAGTCTTAATCCTTTTGCAGATGGAGAGTCTTGCCTATTTAGCGCTGATGGCTGCCAACTGATTAGGGTAGCGTTGGCTGAAAGTTGAGGTAGCTATGACAGTTTCTTAATATAAGGCAACAATGAGGTTTGCTGCATAAGCTGACTCTTACTTTCATGAACAGTTTCTCTACAACTtgcaatgctgtttgatagcattttactcaCAGTAGATCTTGTTTCAAAAAGACCCCTaaaaaaagaatcagcctgccctTTGAAGATTTGAAGCCAGGCAATGACTTCTCCTCtttagctatgaaagtcctagcaGGCATCTATCTTCTTCCAGTAGAAGGCTCTTTCATCTACACTGGAAATCTGCTTAGAGGAACCACAGTATTAATTACCTTAGCTAGGTCCTTTAGATAACTGTGCAGCTCCTATATATATCAGTACTTACTGATTCATCTTGCACTTTCACGTTATGGGGATGATGTTGTACCTTAAACCTCAGGAACAACCTCTGCCAACTTcacacttttcttctgcagctttctGACCTATCTCAGCCTTCATAGAATGGAAAAGAGTAGGACCTTGCCCTGGACTGGGCTTTGATTTAAGGGAATGTTGTGACTAGTTTGATGTTCTATCCAGACCACCAACATTTTCTGCATATCAGTAATAAcgctgtttcacttttttttttaatcactcatgTGTTCACTGGTGTAGTActtataatttccttcaagaacttttccttcgTATTCACAGCTTAGCTACATGGCACAAGAAGCCTagtttttttcctgctttcaacatgctttcctcactaagcttaatcatttctagcttttgatttaaagtgagagacacgtgactcttcctttcacttgaacacttagaggccacTGCAGAGTTATTAACAGGCCAAATTTCAATATTGTGTCTCAGAGAATAGTGAGGCTGAGGGAGAGGGACAAGGGACTGGCTGGTTGGTGAAAGAGTCAAAACACTCACAACATTTACCCAATTACCTGTCTTATATGGGCACAGTTTGTGGCTCCTGAAAAATTCTAATGGTAATACCAAAGAtgactgatcacagatcaccatgacaaatatataataatgaaaaagtgtgaaatattgcaagaattaccaaaatgtgacacagtcatgaagtgagcaaatgttgttGGAAAAAATGGTGCTGACAGACTTCCTCAATTCAGGGTTTCCACaaaacttcaatttgtaaaaatagTGCTTATCAGCAAAACACTGTTAAACGAGGTATGTCCGTACACTTAACCCAACAACTCgccaaagaaaatgaactttTACAGGAATGGCTCTAGATATGTGTCAGGGGTAAGGGTATATTTCCTTAAACAGTTGCAATCAATCTTATCAACAACTGCaatttctggaaaaatattaataagatggGGGTAGGATGGGAGACAGGGGGCAGGGGAATGcgaaggagttggtgatggtgatgatggtggtgacagcggtgtgtgtgtgtgtgtgtgtgtgttcatgtaaAGGTGATGCACTGGACTGTGAATTGGGTGTGAAAATGggagtgttagttgttcagtcaggtctgactctttgcagcctatggactgtagcccgccaggctcctctgtccatggaattctccaggcaagaatactggagtggtttgccatgcctttctccaggggatcttcccgacccagggatcaaacccgggtgtcctgcactgcaggcagattctttgcagtcAGATGCACTGGTCTGGTCTCCTGCACCGCAAGTATATGCACTGAACTAGTAGGCTTTTATCAAGACCAAGGTGGGGATAAGGTCCACAAGGCCAAAGTCAGAATATGAATCTGAAAGAATGTGAAACACTCAGGCAAAAATGGAAAAGCACCATCAACAACAGAAGGAAAGCAACTTCTGAGGTCATGGAAAGTGGGACTCCAGGATCCTGTTATTGCACTGCAAATCCTCTACATCTCACTTGGTGTGTAGAGTCCAGCCTCCTCACTGGGCAAGCTATGAAGAATAACTGATTGAATGATGATTATTGGGGTACGATCTGCATGCTTGTTATGGTAGTTGGAACGAATAATTATTCAAATGGCCTGTGCTTTTTATTGGTATCATTTCTCTTcccaattttcttttctaaagtgtCTGCGCTTTAAAATTGCTAAAAGAGGGCAATGTTTAAACCAAGAATAAAGTGCATGAAGAAACTTTGGGACAAAAAATTCTACAGGTAAAATTTTGCTAAAGAGGCTTTATTCCTCTGATATACCACATATATATTGTGAGATTTTTCAAAACACCCTTTATAAAAATACTATTGAAGAACTGCATGTCTAGCATTACCCAATTTCCTCATAAATCTCTTGCCTTTTAATAAGCTAAGTGGCTATCTGCTGAATTTCTCTGATTTATTGGTCTCTTTTGAGGGCTGAAGATGTGTCCAGATACTAAGTGATTAAATGTGGATGAAAATGGTACATCACCATAATAATGACAGAAAAAAGAATCGTGACTAGGCATACAGAAGACCTCACAGAAATGCATGTTGACAGCTTCTTAAAAGGGCAGGCTCCAGAGCCACATAGAAAACTGCACCATCAGGCTAGTTTTTAGAGGAAAATCTCTCTGGTTCCTCCCATTTGAGATGCATTCACATTCACTGGCTCAGCAGTTCCACGGGAACCACAAACAGCCCCCTCAGTATTCCCTATTTCAAGTAGTAAGAATTTCAGTGAAACTGAAAGGAACCTGTTTTCACTTTAGCCACCAAAATATGTGACCCATGAAGGATATTTCAACTTTTCTGAGATGTGCATTCTTCAACTGTTAATCAAAGGCAATCCTTGCTGAGGACAGACATCAAGATCCTTTTAAAACACTTTGATTTAACAGAACATGATGGCGTGCTACAAAAGATTGTTTAATGTCACAGGTCTTTTTTCTAATTGTTAAAGCGCCACCTGTTGGAAATACTGATATTACATTCTAATACTCTGAAACACATCAGAAAGGTAAGAAATGTTAAGCGCTCATCCAcaaaagggacttcccaggtggcttagtgggtaaagaatctgcctgcagaagagcaggaaactcgggtttgaaacctggatcgggaagatcccctggagaaggtcatggcaacccactgcagtattcttgcctggagaatcccatggacagaggagcctggcgggctacagtctattgggttgcaaagagtcagacacgactgacgtgactgagcacagcacatccAAAAAAGAGATTCTAAATTCAAAAGGCAAATAATGAAAATGGTACCAGCAAAGCCCTCTCTTCTGACAGTGTTACCACAGTCCAATTGCACATTACCTCTATACAACACGAGAGAAAGACCTAGAAACTCTATTATACTATtcatcaggattttttttaatgacatgaatatctacaaaaaatatatagaaaaatcaaCATTGCTTTAATAGACTGAGAAAGAATTTATAGGAAGTTCTCAGCTTAATAATGTGTTGTGTTTCAAAAGCTTGTGTGTAAGCCAGATATTTGATAACACATCTTCCATGAAAGTGGCATTAATGCAGGTTAGTTAAAGTGACAGTCTTCACAACTTACTTAAACAGGAGGCacagccttgtgtgtgtgtgaagtcacttcagtcgtgtctgactctttgcgaccccatggactgtagactaccaggctcctctgtccatggaattctccaggcaagaatactggagtcagtggccatgccctcccccaggggatcttcccaacccagggatcgaacccgtgtctcctgaggctcctgtactacaggtgattctttaccgctgagccaccggagaagcccctgCTTATAGGCACAGCCTTGCAGTATTATTATTTAGTTTCTGAATGTCATTCATACCATTGCTCCTTTGGAACCCtgaattctgaattttaatttgaGATGCCTAGACTGGAACTCCTCTGCCCCTTTCCAAAGGGAGCAAGCAAGGAGGAACACCAGGATTAAGGGCAATAGGTAAAAAAAGAGCAGGGTAGGATAATTTACTCCCTACAGACATCAAGagctcttgataagggtgaaagaggagagtgaaaaacctggcttaaagctcaatattcaaaaaactaagatcatggcatccagacccatcacttcatggcaaatagatgggggaaaagtgaaaacggtggcagattttattttcttgggctccaaaatcactatggatggtgactgcagccatgaaattaaaagacacttgctccttggaagaaaagctatgacaaatgcagacagcacattaaaaaacagagataccattttgctgacaaaggtccatatagtcaaagctatggctttccagtagttgtgtacggatatgagagttggaccataaagaaggctgagcggcCAAAGAATtggctttcaaattatggtgctggaaaagactctcgtcccttggactgcaaggagatcaaaccagtcaatcctaaaggaaatcaactctgaatactcattggaaagactgatgctgaggctgaagttccaatgctttggccacctgatgtgaagagctgactctttggaaagatgggaaagattgaggggaggagaagaagatGTCAACCtcgaatgagatggttgggtggtatcaccaactcagtggacatgagtttgagcaaactttaggagatgtggaaggaccgggaagcctggtatgctgcagtccatggggtcaccaagagttggatgcaacttagcaactgaacaacagacatGTATCTGCATAAAAGGGCTTACTTTAGATCAGACTCTCCTTAAATGTTCTGAACTGGGACCAAAGACAAAGTTCATTAATCTCACTTCACTCAAGAAGAAGTGAGATGACCAAAGgacagaaaaatgataaaaaactGTTGACATGGAAGAGCTCAACCTGTGGTGAAAAGGGACAAGTAAATGACAAGCACCTCAATTCAGTAAGTGTTATAAGGAAGATGTGAATAAACAAGGGCCCCTGGGAACATCAAGGAGGGGGAGACCCAGCTTAGACAGCCTAAAAAAGGCTTCATAGTAGCTCAGATTCATTTGAGCTCAGACTCAGAACACTGGATACGTATCCAGTGGGATATTGTCACCTGAGATTCTCCGCCTATCTGTCTCTGTTtacctgctcagtcgtgtccaactctgtgcgaccctatggactgtagcctgtcacgctcctccatccatggggttttccaggtaagaatactggagtgggttgccatttcctactccaggggatcttcccgacccagggagggaacccaagcctcttgtgtctcctgtgtagcaggtggattctttaccacttgagccatcggGGCTACTTCACCACTATCCCTATAGATACAGGTTTATTGTTAATCAaggtattttaagaaataatcagTGTATTAATCAAACTGGGAGTCTTctccaaagagtcaaacattttAACATAGCCTTTTTCCACTCACTGACAGTTGTTAATGGTAAAGAGTAAAACATCAGTTTTAACTGGCTGCAAGAAATGAAagattatttcacttaaaaagttttcttaagaAATTAATTAAGGTAAttcaaaagttttaaatgtttatccCAGCAAATAACTTGGGAGCTCGCTCTGATTTCCCCTCCATTCTGACATAGCCCCAAATAGAGAAGGCTCCCCTACCTGAAGAAGACATGATTCTAAAAAGTTGTATATGAGGAAATCTTGAATATACTGTCATTTAAAATCCACAAGGGGAATTAGGTAATCAAAGAAACCACACAGTACATATATTTCCATGAAATCAAAATCTTTTAATAATACGAATTTACCCTcagtttcattattatatttttcaccCCAAAAAGTTCACATACAGAGGTTTTACAAAGTGGTATACCGGCAGTTGATATCATAATGCTGCTGCATATTAACACTCTGTATTGAAGAGGTATCATAAAAATCGCATGGCACATTATTTGCTAAGAAGTAGCATAGTAACAATTGGGAGAAGGTTCCTAGAGTTACTGTACTCCACTTGAAGGCTTCTATGGTACTCACGTTGTATCTCAGGATTTCTCAAGTGCTGCCCCACCCACTTCCCCTGTCCTAAAAGGCCACAAGGTTTGTGGACAATAATTGGCTCAGCAAGACAAAACTCAGATGCCTCCAAATGAGAAAACCTACTCCCAACCACCCCGGGCTGCCCCTCCTCCTGACTACCTAGCCCAGCCTGGACAGCCTGAGTCTGGCTCACACCCACGTATCTGCCCAATCCTGCTTTCCCACTTGTGCATCTAACAGCCCAGGGTGCGCCCCATACCTTGTCTCCCTGACACTAACAGGTATTGGGCCCGAAACATACAGAAACTCAATCCTAGCCTCGGCTTCTGCTCTATTTTGGCATTTCCACTTTTGATACATGAttttaatattccttttaaaatccaACTGGATCAAACCCAATGCTACAGAGTGTTCACTCTGATAAGTTTTCAAGTGTCCCAAAGCAGTAGGCTCTGCTTTATCCAGGTGACAGCTCCCAGCTCTCCAGGAAACCTCATGTGGACGTGTATGCCTTCTTCTCCAGCTACAGGACGGCAGAGTGGGCCTCCTGCAGGCTCTCCTCAAGCTTCAGCCCCAGGTTGTCAATTCCAATGCTGGTGACTGGCGGCACGCTGCTTTCAGCTGGCTCTGCCGTGCGCGTTGGGGTGGAGCAGTACAGGATGAAACCTACCATGAtgacggtgaaggacaggatgTAGAGTCCTGAAAACTAGGAGGAGAGGACAGGCTATGGATAGTACTCTCTCACAGACACATCTTTGCGGCTGCCTTTTGTCCACTGAGTTTGGAGAGTTACCTTCTCATAATCTTTTTATCTGAAAGTTGTCCAAGGAGATACGAAGGACCAAAACTGTCCCAAGTGTGTGTACTGGTGAATGTGTGATTTCTGCCACCATTACCCAGCACATCAGTCAACTGGGTAAAAAATCTTAGATCTCTAGGAAACGGACTCTTGCCTTTCTCTGCAATAATACAGCTACATCCCACCTCACAACTAGTCCCACTTACTTAGTGGAGAGGCTAAAAGGAAAGACCCAAATTTAGACACAACATATAACAATGGCatgaaacaataagaaaacagaatggaTTGGAGAAGGAcaagagaaattaaatgaaagagaagaaaaagtgagACCCATTCCCAAGGGTAGAAGGAGAAACAAAATAGGTTTTGAAATGAGTATTACATAGATTGCTGGTCACCTCCAGCTATGGGCTTCTACAGGCCACCATTGGTTTTAACACGTTAATGTTTCATGGATGCTCAATTACTTCTTAACCTTAAACTCTGAGAAGCCTGGAATAGCCAGAGCCCTCCCCAAAGAGGGAAGGCCTCCAATGGATTCAGTGATGATGCAAAGCCAGTGATAATTTCAAGCAGAGCAGGAGCCAAACTAATTTCCTCCATGGGTTTCATTCTTGGATCCAATCTCAGCACAGCACCCAGCACATAGCTAGTattgaataaatgtgttttacttggggggggggggcttgggGGGGAGTGATTCAGAGAAGATTAAGGAGGAGTTAAAGCTATTTAGAGTACCCtaaacttttgaactgtgaagaaagctgagcgctgaaaaattgatgcttttgaactgtggtgttggagaagactcgagtcccttggactgcaaggagatccaaccagtccatcctaaaggagatcagtcctgggtggtcattggaaagactgatgctgaagctgaaactccaatactttggccatctcatgcgaagagttgactccttggaaaagatcctgattctgggagggattgggggcaggaggagaaggggacgacagaggataagatggctggatggcatcaccgactcgatgaacttgagtttgagtcaaccccgggagttggtgatgaacagggaggcctggcatgttgtgattcatggggtcggacatgactgagcgactgaactgaactgaactgaactgaaacttttgAAGTCAGTATCATAAAAGTCAATTGTGCTCTCCCATAGAATGTTCGTTTTTAACTGTGAAGAAACACAGTAACTTATTCAAAACATGTTCTGCTTGATTTGGaggttttaaatgtttataagaaAAAGTCTTGTTCCTCTTAAGAAGTATTAGTTGCccgatcatgtctgactctttgcaatcccatggactgtagcccaccaggctcctctgtccatggaattctccaggcaagaatactggagtgggtagccattcccttctccagaggatcttcctgatccagggatcgaacccaggtctcccatattgtatgcagattctttaacatctgagccaccaggtgatTAAATGGAGGCACCTTTATTAGAAGAGAGAGACTCTGAGGGAGTAAGATAGTAAGTCTcctgaattttcaattttttcaattttcaattcTACCCTTTGTGTCTGGATCTATATAGGAAGTTTCTGTGGCTACTCTGTTCAGTGAGTATTTACTAAAGATCAATCTGGGGGTGTGGAGTCTGACACCAATGAAGGTGGAAATTTTTAACATCTTCTTCAACTGTTTCAAAATATCAGAGCCCAAGTTATCTTAGATgctatacttttttaaattggTGATATATTGAGCTGTGATtctttacttaaaattttcttctaaaatcctAGGTATCTTCTTTATGTTCTATATGATTTCCAACGTCTGTAATTTACTCTGAAGATCACAGCAGACCTCCTCTTTCTTTTACAAGTCTTGAAATAGCCTTtgaccaaaaagaataaaatctgatCTGAGTTAAAAGTGAGCTGCTAGACATGCAGGGACAAAGAAACACGAAGCAAAAGAACTGCAAAGGAATTTATCGTTTGCACGTTCCATTTTGAAAACAATAGTGTAAATCATTTGGGCAAAACAATGACACACAAAAAGTCTTTTTCTCATTAAAGTTAATCGCAGTTAAAGAGCAAATATCTACATTTAGGGAGCTTATAATAGGTAGCGACAAGTGTATTTTCACTTTgaagcttttgtttctttaagcttACTTCCTCCTTGGACATAATTTTACTTACGAGAGAAAAGTAAATGTTAAACTACTAATGCTATCTcaatatgtttagttttaaaaaaaagcacaggtGAGCCAGGCCACAAGTTATACTGCAGAGCTTTCAAGCTTTCTCTGGTAGCCATTACCTGGCCTTGAACTGCAGAATAAAATCACCATGGTCCTCTAGTGGAGGCCACGTGAAATGCAATAACACCAGCACGAAACAGCTAACACACTTGAAAGGCTTGCTTTGTACCCCTTAATGATTGTTATCACAGGAAAGAACCTAAGCCTATCAAGATAACTGTCTGATTCACTCTGACATCGGTCACTTTCTAATGATGCCACCAAACAGCTATAAATACTTCTTCAGGCTTAGTTCATGAATACCATAACCAGCAGGGTTTTTGCAACGATAACAGCTAGTTCCTATGACATAATCTTGAAAAGCAAAACTGGTTTATGCTTCTTAAGCAGAAATGTCTGGGAACACAGTGAAGTAGGCATTCTGAGTTCATGGTCAACTCCTGGGAATAGTGTCAATCAATACCAAGTAATTTCCACCCACATCTAAAACTTTATAAGGATAAAGAAATACAGTTGCTATACCCAGCTAAACGCAATGTTAGCAAGCTACAGCTGACATTCTATTTGTTCAAATGATTGTAATAGCAGGCAGGTCAACAAGCTTTAAACTATGGAAAGATAGATTTCTAAGGCAGTAAGAAATTCTTGCTAAGGAGATGAGAAGGTTTTATTTTGGGATCTAAAACTTTAAAGAAACCCACTACTTCTTTTATACCAAACAAGTGTTCTTATTTGAACAAGATCTATTTGCTCACCTTATAGCCAAACAGAAAAAGTCCAAAAAAAAGACTGTAGAGGTCAGCTGTCAGGATGCCCAGGTTGACAGAAGTGGCACTGGTGACTTTGATCACCAGTGGCATGAAGCTGTACAGGCAAAACATGCAGAGGGCAAATGCTACAAATAGCAGGgctgtggggaaaaaatggaatatcTAATGttaaaggaagaaatcaaaagataaagGATAAAGCTTGCCTGACGTAAAATTCCCTGATCCTTTAACATACCGTCCACAAAGTCCCTCGTTAACAGTAAGCATTACAAATGAGACATACAAAGTTCTCACTGGATGTAGATGAAGAACTTAAAAAAACCCAACAGAATGTTAGATGATCAAGGCCATAGAATCTTGCATATGGCATAAGTTAATGGCTTTTTTTGCTCCATGCTATCCACACCTGCCCAGAGAGATGCCAATGATAAAAGGCATCATGGTTGGACACGATTTGTGTGGCTGAATTCAGAATAAAGTACTATTAGGGCATCAAAGACAGTTGTTAGGGTTTTATCTTTTGTTCATCCCATAAGGGAGCTAGTCATGTGGGTGCTGACTACTTAGTATCTCTGCTTCACAACTGCTTCTCCAACctcactcaacacacacacagtacacacacaggAAATCTAAGCTATTTACTTGAATGAAATCATCCAAGCACAGTAGATGAATTTCAATTCAATGACACTCATGCACTACTTTTTTCCATCCATAAGGTTCAAATCTTTCCTGACTATCCCACTACTGCTTTCTTCTGTTGCTCATCTGTACAGATGCTTAAGACTATCAGATGAGAGAGGCAATGCAAGATGGTAGTGATTACACACCATCAGATTATTTAAGTTAATACTTCACTGATTATATCAAGCAGGCAATCTTTACAAGCAGTCTGAAGACACGAAATACAGATCTAGTTGAAAGCTAGTGTGACCAAAGGTCAGTCTTATTCAGAATTCCTAGTAAAGAAAGGTTATTCTTGAAGGTAAAGATTAAGGATTAACTTTTATGGGGGTTCATTTACAAGTTCTCAGAGAAACTTGACATAAACCactatagttttctgtgtactaAATTACTCtgtgattttatataaaaatgcctaaatagtattattaaaatatttatttcttggtGTGTGTCAGGGGAAAgactaaaaataattattatatatatacataccaatTTTCCAGTCCCAATGAATGCTGGCAATATCCTTATATTCCACAATCAATCTGTGATTAAAACAAGAGGTCACAGAGAGATCTTTATATAAATTTTCACTGTTTTATAAACAAGTAAGTTGCTTCAAAACTTTAAGTACTTCACTTTAAGTGCTTCAGCTCTTAAGATAGTGAATTATGTTGACTTTTGGTTttcatagaatattaaaaaaaaaaactatctttaaTTAAATGACAAAGAATAAAACTCAAAGGAGTCCATAAACACATGTTTGACACCCTTAGAAGCACTGTTTAGTGGTAGTCAGCTACAAGAGGGAAACATGATATTATGAATAGGAAGTTAATATTTTCTAGGAATAACCGAAAAAGAAAGTGTTCACTGGTAATATAAAGTCTAATGATATTATAAGCAGGAATCTTAAGCATCAAACATGTGTAAAAAAAATGAGGCATAATGACATTTCAACAATCTTCTAATAGATATTTAGCAAGTTActgattttaaatatgaatttaggCCAAATAAACAATGAATGTTAGTAGCCAGAAACTAATCATCTATGACATAtttgctgattttgtttttaaggataTGTTTAGAATCTTACAGCTGTATGCCACTGATAATTGTTCCAAACAAGCCCACCATTCCTAAAAACTCCTGTCTACTCAGCTTCTTCACGATGTATTCTTCACACACATTAGAAACAGCATAGAGGGAAGCTCCAAGAAGGACCAAGATGTCACCAATCAGTACATTATTACCTATAGAGAGataagccataaaaaggaatacattgtCACTAGGGAAAACTCTCCAGCTTGCTTCCATAAGTTTATCTGGCTCATAATCATCTAAAAAagattttacagaagaagaaactctgatttttaaagtttaaagactcttacttttctcactttctggcacaattctgctttcatttttct is a window of Cervus canadensis isolate Bull #8, Minnesota chromosome 11, ASM1932006v1, whole genome shotgun sequence DNA encoding:
- the SLC35F2 gene encoding solute carrier family 35 member F2 isoform X2 — translated: MLSLCICGTAITSQYLAERYKVNTPMLQSFINYCLLFLIYTVMLAFRSGSDNLLYILKKKWWKYILLGLADVEANYLIVRAYQYTTLTSVQLLDCFGIPVLMALSWFILYARYRVIHFIAVAVCLLGVGTMVGADILAGREDNAGNNVLIGDILVLLGASLYAVSNVCEEYIVKKLSRQEFLGMVGLFGTIISGIQLLIVEYKDIASIHWDWKIALLFVAFALCMFCLYSFMPLVIKVTSATSVNLGILTADLYSLFFGLFLFGYKFSGLYILSFTVIMVGFILYCSTPTRTAEPAESSVPPVTSIGIDNLGLKLEESLQEAHSAVL